A single region of the Glycine max cultivar Williams 82 chromosome 20, Glycine_max_v4.0, whole genome shotgun sequence genome encodes:
- the LOC100306181 gene encoding BSP domain-containing protien precursor: MAMRSLCFLVFLAAAMQGTLAVDYTVTNNALSTSGGVRFRDAIGDDYAKQTLDSATQFIWGVLQQNAPADRKDVQKVNLFVDDMDGVAYTSNDEIHLSARYVNDYSGDLKTEITGVLYHEMVHVWQWNGNGQTPSGLIEGIADYVRLKANYAPSHWVKAGQGEKWDQGYDVTAHFLDYCDSLKSGFVAQLNQQMRDGYSDQLFVQLLGKTVDQLWQDYKAKYGTS; the protein is encoded by the coding sequence ATGGCAATGCGTTCCCTTTGCTTCTTAGTGTTTCTAGCTGCAGCAATGCAAGGAACACTTGCAGTTGATTACACTGTCACCAACAACGCCCTCTCAACCTCTGGTGGCGTGCGTTTCCGTGATGCAATAGGGGACGATTATGCAAAACAAACGCTCGACTCAGCCACCCAATTCATATGGGGGGTGCTCCAGCAAAACGCTCCTGCTGATAGAAAAGATGTGCAAAAAGTAAACCTGTTCGTGGATGACATGGATGGCGTTGCATATACCAGCAACGATGAGATTCATTTGAGTGCAAGATATGTCAATGACTATAGTGGGGACCTGAAAACAGAGATCACAGGGGTGTTGTACCATGAAATGGTCCACGTTTGGCAATGGAATGGGAATGGCCAAACTCCTAGTGGATTAATTGAAGGTATTGCAGACTATGTTAGGCTGAAGGCAAATTATGCACCTAGTCACTGGGTGAAAGCAGGGCAAGGAGAGAAATGGGACCAGGGTTATGATGTTACTGCTCATTTTCTTGACTATTGTGATTCTCTCAAAAGTGGGTTTGTGGCACAATTGAACCAGCAGATGAGGGATGGTTACAGTGATCAACTCTTTGTTCAGCTACTGGGGAAGACAGTTGATCAGCTTTGGCAAGACTACAAGGCTAAGTATGGCACTAGTTAA
- the LOC100499938 gene encoding BSP domain-containing protein precursor, translating into MINHALCFLVFLSALHATHGVEYTVTNNALSTPGGVAFRDKIGAEYAKRTLDSATQFIWRIFQQNNPSDRKNVQKVSLFVDDMDGVAYTSNNQIHLSARYVGNNKGDVKTEITGVLYHEMVHVWQWSGNGRAPGGLIEGIADYVRLKANYAPSHWVKAGQGQKWDQGYDVTARFLDYCDSLKSGFVAQLNKLMRTGYSDQYFVQLLGKPVDQLWRDYKAKYGNIA; encoded by the coding sequence ATGATCAATCATGCTCTTTGTTTCTTAGTATTCCTATCTGCACTCCATGCAACACATGGAGTTGAATACACTGTCACTAACAACGCACTCTCAACTCCTGGCGGCGTGGCTTTCCGTGACAAAATAGGGGCTGAATACGCCAAGCGAACACTTGACTCGGCCACCCAATTCATATGGAGGATCTTTCAGCAAAACAACCCTTCTGACAGAAAAAATGTGCAGAAGGTAAGCTTATTCGTTGATGACATGGATGGTGTTGCATATACTAGCAACAATCAAATCCATCTCAGTGCAAGATACGTTGGAAACAATAAAGGGGACGTGAAAACAGAGATAACAGGTGTGCTGTACCATGAAATGGTGCACGTTTGGCAGTGGAGTGGGAATGGTCGTGCTCCTGGTGGATTAATTGAAGGTATTGCGGACTATGTTAGGCTGAAGGCAAACTATGCACCTAGTCACTGGGTGAAAGCAGGGCAAGGACAGAAATGGGACCAGGGTTATGATGTTACTGCACGCTTTTTGGACTATTGTGATAGTCTCAAAAGTGGGTTTGTGGCACAACTTAACAAGTTGATGAGAACTGGTTATAGTGATCAATACTTCGTTCAGTTACTGGGAAAACCGGTTGATCAGCTCTGGCGAGACTACAAGGCCAAGTATGGCAATATTGCCTAA